From the Daucus carota subsp. sativus chromosome 8, DH1 v3.0, whole genome shotgun sequence genome, one window contains:
- the LOC108198108 gene encoding LOW QUALITY PROTEIN: cytochrome P450 CYP72A616 (The sequence of the model RefSeq protein was modified relative to this genomic sequence to represent the inferred CDS: inserted 2 bases in 1 codon; substituted 1 base at 1 genomic stop codon), with translation MVPVSADSCMMLVDRWNKLAGTQRICEIDVWTEFQDLTRDIISRAAFGSSYEEGRKILKLQKELQVLVMEAMQTVYIPGLRFIPTRKNRSRYSLNKRITSILRTLVEKKDRSITAGESRSDDLXGLLVQSIKQIDLQNNASGTIRNQMTVEEIIEVCKLFYLAGHETTSSWLTWIIVVLAMHQDWAEKAREEVLQVCGRNVPSFNGISRLRNVTMIVYEVQRLYSPVIALYLQTSKETKIGDIIVPAAVDITLPLLHIHHDRDLWGDDAEEFKPERFSEGVAKASKDRLAFFPFGWGPRMCIGNHFATIQVKVALAVILQNFSFQLTPSYXPNTVMTLQPQHGAQITFNQI, from the exons ATGGTACCAGTATCCGCAGATAGTTGTATGATGCTGGTTGATCGATGGAATAAATTAGCGGGGACTCAGAGAATTTGTGAAATCGATGTCTGGACTGAATTTCAAGATCTTACGCGTGATATCATATCTCGGGCAGCATTTGGTAGCAGCTATGAAGAAGGCAGGAAGATCCTAAAATTACAAAAAGAACTCCAGGTGCTAGTTATGGAAGCCATGCAAACTGTATACATTCCTGGTTTAAG GTTTATTCCAACCAGAAAGAATAGAAGTAGATACAGCTTGAACAAAAGGATTACCTCGATACTCAGGACATTAGTGGAGAAGAAAGACAGATCAATAACAGCAGGAGAATCCAGGAGCGACGACTTATAAGGCCTCCTCGTGCAATCCATTAAACAAATAGATCTGCAAAATAATGCGAGTGGCACAATTAGGAACCAAATGACAGTAGAAGAGATCATAGAGGTATGCAAGTTGTTCTACCTTGCCGGACATGAGACAACTTCAAGTTGGTTGACTTGGATAATTGTCGTCTTAGCCATGCACCAAGACTGGGCAGAAAAGGCCAGGGAGGAAGTTCTGCAAGTATGTGGAAGAAATGTCCCAAGTTTCAATGGCATAAGCCGCCTCAGAAAT GTCACTATGATAGTATATGAAGTCCAGAGGTTATATTCCCCTGTAATTGCTCTATACCTACAAACCTCCAAAGAAACCAAGATAGGGGACATCATTGTACCAGCTGCAGTGGATATCACATTGCCTCTACTGCATATCCACCATGATCGTGATCTTTGGGGCGATGATGCTGAGGAGTTCAAACCAGAAAGGTTCTCAGAAGGAGTTGCAAAGGCATCTAAAGATAGGCTAGCCTTCTTTCCCTTCGGCTGGGGTCCAAGGATGTGTATTGGAAACCATTTTGCAACAATACAAGTTAAAGTTGCATTGGCTGTGATCTTACAAAATTTCTCATTTCAACTCACACCATCCTA TCCTAACACGGTCATGACTCTTCAACCTCAACATGGAGCTCAAATTACTTTCAACCAAATTTAA